ACCGAACCACCTCAGCACGCCTTTTTCATTAGCGAATAGGTCAACGCCTCCCTCGTCTATTTCCTTTATGAATGATTACTCGTATAAGGAAATCATGAGACGGACGATATTCTCCGACATTCTCTCCACGTTCTGCTGTCCGATGGCCAGTGCCTCCGGCTAGCGTAACAGTCCCTGGCACGATGCCAAAAATAGCGTCCATCCCTTGATCGTACAGCACCTCGATTCCGTCACCGCCGTCCATCATGGGCACATGGATACAGGTTACCTTTGGATTCCCCTTCTTGATGCCGCGTTCCATCGCCTCACAGACTTCTTTGGCGGTCATGCTCTCCTTAAATGAATCGGGCGCGAGTACAATTACACAATCCTGCTTCACTGTTATCCCCTGCCTCTCCTTCATCATTTGTATGTATGCTCTGTCATCCCGGCTCGCGGGTACGAATCTCATTAGGGGCCACATGGGCAATGGCCTGCATCGTCTCGAATTGGCCGCTTGAGCCGACTTTACCGGATAGCAGAGTACCGAGGATGCCGCCCGCGAAACCAATCGGTATGGACACGATGCCCGGATGCTTGAGCGGGAAGATCGCTTCCGCCCGGATCCAGCCGGCCCCGGGATCCATCACGTTAGGCCCCACGGCCATGAGCAGCAAGGAGGATACCAATCCGGCCGCAATGCTCGACATGGCCCCATACGTATTAAATCTCCGCCAAAATAGCGTGAACAGCAGCACCGGCAGATTAGCCGAGGCCGCAACCGCGAACGCAAACGAAACGAGGAATGCCACGTTTAGCTTCTGCGCGCCGAGGGCGAGCACAATCGAAGCGGTGCCAACCACGATGGCCGAAAGCTTAGCCACTCTCATCTGCTGTGCCTCGGTCGCCCGTCCTCTGCGGAAAATGCTGCTGTAGACGTCATGAGCAAATGCGGAAGATGCCGTCAGCACAAGCCCCGAGATCACGGCCAATATGGTTGCGAAGGCAACAGCCGATACAAAGGCCATTAAGAATTCGCCACCCAATGCGCTTGCGAGAAGCGGCGCCGCCAGCTCAACCCGCTCTGACAAAACGGACCAATCGACGAAGGCAGCCGCCCCAAAACCAAGAAATATGGTCATGGCATAAAAGATGCCGATCGTAAACGTTGCCATTTTTACCGAAGAACGGACCGTACGCGGGTCTCTTACCGTGTAGAAACGCGCAATAATATGCGGAAGTCCCGCTGTCCCTAACACCAGCGCCATATTAAACGACAGCATGTCCAGCGGATGGTCGAACATATTACCCGCCATCAGAAACCGCTCCTGCAATGGGGTCGCCCGCTTCATGGATTCGAATAAGCCGAGCAGATCCCAATCGAACCTTGCCAGTACGATAAGACTCACGATAAAAGTGCTGCTGACCAGCAAAATAGACTTGACGATCTGCACCCAGGAAGTCGCGAGCATGCCGCCGAACGTGACGTAGACGGTCATTAAGCCTCCGACCAGCACGATGGCTAGCGACGTTTCCAGCCCGAACAGCAAATGGACGAGCCACCCGGCACCAACGAGCTGGGCAATCATGTAGAAGACGGTGATCATCATGTTGTTGACGGCGATACATCCGCGCAGCCGTTTCTCGCTGAACCGAACCGCCACCGCATCCGCCATCGTGTACCTGCCCAGGTTATGAAGCGGTTCGGCTATGACGTACTGCACGATCACATAGGAGGCGAGGAAGCCGATCGAATAGAAAAAGCCGTCGAAGCCGTACACAGCAATAGAACCCGCGATGCCAAGAAAGGACGCCGCGCTCATATAGTCACCGGAAATGGCCAAGCCGTTTTGCAGCCCGCTCAGGCGATTGCCCGCTGCATAGAAATCATTCGTGCTTGTTGTCCGCTTGGCGGCATAATACGTAATCATTAACGTGCCGACCACAATCGCCAGAAAAAAAACGATGCCGGATATGTTCATTTGCATGCCTCCTTCCGCTTCAGCCTCAAAGTCCTGTCCTGTTATTCCTTTATTTTACGATAAAATGACAAAAAAAGGGCGATCCCCTGTGCTGCTAAGCAGCTGGATACACCCTTTTTGGTCATTGAATTGAATCCGGATTACGCGCCCGTATTGGCCTTGACCAGCACTTCGGCATACTTCGCTTCATCCTTGGAAGAGGATAACAGCGTCCCGATATAAGCTGCCACAAAGCCTAGCGGAATGGAGATAATGCTCGGGTTGCTCATCGGGAAGATCGGATCGCCAATCAAAATCGCTTTGCCGGCCGGATCCCATATATTCGGACTAAGCGCCACAAGAATCACCGTGCTGATCAATCCTGTCAGCATCCCGGTAACCGCGCCCGTCGTATTAAACCTCTTCCAGAACACCGTGAACAGGATGACCGGCAAATTCGCGCTGGCCGCAACGGCGAAAGCTAGCGAGACAAGGAATGCCACGTTCATCTTCTGGGCGAACAATGCGAGCAGAATGGAGACAATGGATACACCAATCGATGCGTACCGTGCCATCTTCAGCTGCTCCTTCTCCGACGATTCGCCGCGGCGCACGATTTGGCCGTAGAAATCATGGGCGAAAGCCGATGCGGCGGATAGCACAAGCCCTGTCACCACCGCGAGGATCGTCGCGAACGCAACCGCCGAGATGAGCGCGAAGAGGAAGTCGCCACCAATCGCTTTGGCCAGGAGTGGCGCAGCCATGTTGCCGGCTTTATCGACTGCGGTAATATCCGCCGCGCCTACGAAAGCGGCAGCCCCGAAACCGAGAAAGATCGTCATGACATAGAAGATGCCGATAATCCAGGTAGCGTATACCACGGAGCTGCGTGCCGTCTTAGCATCCTTAACGGTAAAGAAACGGGTCAAAATATGCGGCAGACCTGCCGTGCCCAGTACTAGGGCAAGGTTGAGCGACAGCGTCTCCAGCGGGATTTTGTATTTATTCCCCGGGTTCAGGAATGCCTCCTGCAGTGGGGTGGCCGTCTTCATATGGTGGAACATCTGGGTCAGGCTGAAATCGAATTTGGCGAATACGATCAGCGAGATGATGAACGTGCCGGCCATGAGCAGTATAGCTTTCGAGATTTGAACCCAGCTCGTGGCGTGCATGCCGCCGAAGACAACATAGATGGTCATGAGCACGCCGACAATCAGCACGGACGTAACATAGTCCAGTCCCAGCAAAAGCTTAATCAGCGCGCCTGCTCCAACCAGTTGTGCGATCATGTAGAAGATGGAGATGGAAATCGTGTTCAGCGCTGCAACGCCGCGCACTTTCTTGTCGGAGAAACGAGCGGCAATCATATCCGCCACCGTATACTTCCCGAGATTCCGAAGCGGCTCGGCAACAAGGTACAGCACCACCAGGTAAGCCACGAGAAAACCGATGCTATAGAAGAAGCCGTCAAAGCCAACTAACGCGATCGAGCCTGCGATGCCAAGGAAGGAGGCAGCAGACATATAGTCGCCGGCAATGGCGGTTCCATTCTGCCAGCCCTTGAGCCCTCCGCCTGCCGTATAGAAGTCGCTGGTGTTGGTTGTTTTCTTGGCAGCGTAATACGTTATGATCAGCGTGAGAAATACAATTCCGCAAAACAACGCGATAGCCATAGTCGATTACGCCCCCATATCCTTTTTAATATCGTCTACCATACGGTCAAACTGGGCCGCCTTGCGGGAGTACAGGATGCACAAGACCCATGTCATGATGAACTGCGCGAATGCAAATACCCATGCCCACGTGATCGGGCCA
Above is a window of Paenibacillus sp. FSL K6-1330 DNA encoding:
- a CDS encoding cation acetate symporter, with product MAIALFCGIVFLTLIITYYAAKKTTNTSDFYTAGGGLKGWQNGTAIAGDYMSAASFLGIAGSIALVGFDGFFYSIGFLVAYLVVLYLVAEPLRNLGKYTVADMIAARFSDKKVRGVAALNTISISIFYMIAQLVGAGALIKLLLGLDYVTSVLIVGVLMTIYVVFGGMHATSWVQISKAILLMAGTFIISLIVFAKFDFSLTQMFHHMKTATPLQEAFLNPGNKYKIPLETLSLNLALVLGTAGLPHILTRFFTVKDAKTARSSVVYATWIIGIFYVMTIFLGFGAAAFVGAADITAVDKAGNMAAPLLAKAIGGDFLFALISAVAFATILAVVTGLVLSAASAFAHDFYGQIVRRGESSEKEQLKMARYASIGVSIVSILLALFAQKMNVAFLVSLAFAVAASANLPVILFTVFWKRFNTTGAVTGMLTGLISTVILVALSPNIWDPAGKAILIGDPIFPMSNPSIISIPLGFVAAYIGTLLSSSKDEAKYAEVLVKANTGA
- a CDS encoding cation acetate symporter, with the translated sequence MNISGIVFFLAIVVGTLMITYYAAKRTTSTNDFYAAGNRLSGLQNGLAISGDYMSAASFLGIAGSIAVYGFDGFFYSIGFLASYVIVQYVIAEPLHNLGRYTMADAVAVRFSEKRLRGCIAVNNMMITVFYMIAQLVGAGWLVHLLFGLETSLAIVLVGGLMTVYVTFGGMLATSWVQIVKSILLVSSTFIVSLIVLARFDWDLLGLFESMKRATPLQERFLMAGNMFDHPLDMLSFNMALVLGTAGLPHIIARFYTVRDPRTVRSSVKMATFTIGIFYAMTIFLGFGAAAFVDWSVLSERVELAAPLLASALGGEFLMAFVSAVAFATILAVISGLVLTASSAFAHDVYSSIFRRGRATEAQQMRVAKLSAIVVGTASIVLALGAQKLNVAFLVSFAFAVAASANLPVLLFTLFWRRFNTYGAMSSIAAGLVSSLLLMAVGPNVMDPGAGWIRAEAIFPLKHPGIVSIPIGFAGGILGTLLSGKVGSSGQFETMQAIAHVAPNEIRTREPG